In one window of Gossypium arboreum isolate Shixiya-1 chromosome 4, ASM2569848v2, whole genome shotgun sequence DNA:
- the LOC108458176 gene encoding biotin carboxyl carrier protein of acetyl-CoA carboxylase 2, chloroplastic-like isoform X2: MASSLSFPCPKISSFSKTNQQTQTHKGSLSLPPTSNFNSKSCLSFGSSIRVPAFSASQWPNDGKQTTVFASHTQLNEVAAEKSSNSVAVVDMKPKVALPEEDDKKSAEKAIPDAAAISEFMAQVSDLVKLVDSRDITELQLKQSDCELVIRKKEALQQLESASPIVMQQYMPQPTFQTPAPAAPVAAPAPANPAPPAAAPSSPPPAKAVGSSHPPLKCPMAGTFYRSPAPGEPPFVKVGDKVQKGQVVCIIEAMKLMNEIEADQSGTVTEILVEDGKPVSVDMPLFVIGG, from the exons ATGGCTTCTTCACTCTCTTTTCCATGCCCCAAGATCTCTTCTTTTTCGAAAACAAACCAGCAAACCCAAACTCACAAGGGTTCTTTGTCTCTTCCTCCAACTTCAAATTTCAACTCCAAATCTTGCTTGTCATTTGGATCTTCAATCCGCGTACCTGCATTTTCAGCATCTCAG TGGCCTAATGATGGGAAGCAAACTACAGTCTTCGCAAGCCATACGCAGCTTAACGAG GTTGCTGCAGAGAAATCATCGAATTCTGTAGCGGTTGTTGACATGAAACCTAAAGTTGCATTGCCTGAGGAAGATGATAAAAAATCCGCAGAGAAGGCTATTCCAGATGCTGCGGCAATTTCAGAATTCATGGCGCAAGTTTCAGACCTTGTAAA ACTTGTTGATTCACGAGATATTACGGAGCTGCAACTGAAGCAATCGGATTGTGAGCTTGTCATAAGAAAGAAGGAAGCTTTGCAGCAGCTGGAATCAGCATCTCCAATTGTCATGCAGCAGTACATGCCTCAACCGACGTTTCAAACCCCAGCTCCAGCAGCCCCAGTAGCAGCTCCTGCTCCTGCTAACCCAGCCCCTCCAGCAGCAGCACCTTCGTCACCTCCCCCTGCTAAAGCGGTTGGTTCTTCTCATCCGCCCCTTAAATGCCCCATGGCTGGAACGTTCTACAGGAGCCCTGCACCGGGTGAACCACCATTTGTTAAG gtgggagataaagtacAGAAAGGCCAAGTTGTGTGCATCATCGAGGCAATGAAACTAATGAACGAAATCGAA GCTGATCAATCCGGAACCGTTACGGAGATATTGGTAGAGGATGGAAAACCAGTTAGTGTAGACATG CCTCTATTTGTAATAGGGGGGTGA
- the LOC108458176 gene encoding biotin carboxyl carrier protein of acetyl-CoA carboxylase 2, chloroplastic-like isoform X1 produces the protein MASSLSFPCPKISSFSKTNQQTQTHKGSLSLPPTSNFNSKSCLSFGSSIRVPAFSASQVSGCRLQWPNDGKQTTVFASHTQLNEVAAEKSSNSVAVVDMKPKVALPEEDDKKSAEKAIPDAAAISEFMAQVSDLVKLVDSRDITELQLKQSDCELVIRKKEALQQLESASPIVMQQYMPQPTFQTPAPAAPVAAPAPANPAPPAAAPSSPPPAKAVGSSHPPLKCPMAGTFYRSPAPGEPPFVKVGDKVQKGQVVCIIEAMKLMNEIEADQSGTVTEILVEDGKPVSVDMPLFVIGG, from the exons ATGGCTTCTTCACTCTCTTTTCCATGCCCCAAGATCTCTTCTTTTTCGAAAACAAACCAGCAAACCCAAACTCACAAGGGTTCTTTGTCTCTTCCTCCAACTTCAAATTTCAACTCCAAATCTTGCTTGTCATTTGGATCTTCAATCCGCGTACCTGCATTTTCAGCATCTCAG GTATCTGGCTGTCGTTTGCAGTGGCCTAATGATGGGAAGCAAACTACAGTCTTCGCAAGCCATACGCAGCTTAACGAG GTTGCTGCAGAGAAATCATCGAATTCTGTAGCGGTTGTTGACATGAAACCTAAAGTTGCATTGCCTGAGGAAGATGATAAAAAATCCGCAGAGAAGGCTATTCCAGATGCTGCGGCAATTTCAGAATTCATGGCGCAAGTTTCAGACCTTGTAAA ACTTGTTGATTCACGAGATATTACGGAGCTGCAACTGAAGCAATCGGATTGTGAGCTTGTCATAAGAAAGAAGGAAGCTTTGCAGCAGCTGGAATCAGCATCTCCAATTGTCATGCAGCAGTACATGCCTCAACCGACGTTTCAAACCCCAGCTCCAGCAGCCCCAGTAGCAGCTCCTGCTCCTGCTAACCCAGCCCCTCCAGCAGCAGCACCTTCGTCACCTCCCCCTGCTAAAGCGGTTGGTTCTTCTCATCCGCCCCTTAAATGCCCCATGGCTGGAACGTTCTACAGGAGCCCTGCACCGGGTGAACCACCATTTGTTAAG gtgggagataaagtacAGAAAGGCCAAGTTGTGTGCATCATCGAGGCAATGAAACTAATGAACGAAATCGAA GCTGATCAATCCGGAACCGTTACGGAGATATTGGTAGAGGATGGAAAACCAGTTAGTGTAGACATG CCTCTATTTGTAATAGGGGGGTGA
- the LOC108459981 gene encoding probable mitochondrial-processing peptidase subunit beta, mitochondrial, which translates to MAIKQLLSLARRSRKPSSSLTVARSSHSTAAPPPPTAMIYDRLSHCVNSRLRKLEHPDSRFLKYGSPHPTQTSHTHILSSPETRITTLSNGLRVATESSLHCRTATVGVWIDAGSRFESEETNGTAHFLEHMILKGTEKRSEGALEEEIENMGGHLNAYTSREQTAYYAKVMGSDVLKALDILADILQNSKFEERSISRQRDAILREMRMQEVEGQTQEAVFDHLHSTAFQYTPLGRNIHGPVDNIKKITKDHLLDYIQTHYTAPRMVIAASGAVKHEEIVDQAKKLFTKLSSDSTTATQLVAKEPASFTGSDVRIVNDYVPLAQFAVAFEATAWTDPDSIALMVMQVMLGSWSKFAGGGKHMGSELAQKVSINEIAESMMAFNTNYKDTGLFGVYAVAKPDCLGDLAYAIMSAITKLVYRVSEADVIRARNQLKSSLMLHTDGTSPVAEDIGCQLLTYGRRIPYAELFARIDAVDPAAIKRVANRFFYDRDMVIAAIGPVQDLPDYNWFRRRTYWNRY; encoded by the exons ATGGCGATCAAACAGCTACTCTCTCTAGCTCGTCGGTCCCGCAAGCCTTCCTCTTCTTTAACCGTCGCTCGATCGTCCCACTCCACCGCAGCCCCTCCTCCACCGACTGCCATGATCTACGACCGGTTATCCCATTGCGTCAACTCAAGGCTCCGAAAACTTGAACACCCCGATTCCCGTTTCCTCAAATATGGATCCCCTCACCCGACCCAAACTTCCCACACCCACATCCTATCTTCGCCGGAAACCAGAATTACAACGTTGTCCAACGGCCTCCGCGTGGCCACGGAATCGAGTTTGCATTGTCGAACAGCGACGGTTGGGGTGTGGATCGATGCAGGGTCGAGGTTCGAGTCGGAGGAGACGAATGGGACGGCCCATTTCTTGGAGCATATGATATTGAAAGGGACGGAGAAGAGGTCGGAGGGGGCATTGGAAGAAGAGATTGAGAATATGGGAGGCCACTTGAATGCTTATACTTCGAGGGAACAAACCGCTTATTACGCCAAAGTTATGGGTAGTGATGTCCTTAAAGCCTTGGATATATTGGCTGATATTTTGCAGAATTCCAAGTTTGAAGAACGTAGTATTAGTAGACAAAGGGATGCGATACTAAGGGAAATGCGGATGCAGGAG GTGGAGGGTCAAACACAGGAAGCTGTTTTTGACCACTTGCATTCAACTGCTTTCCAATACACTCCTCTTGGTAGAAATATTCACGGACCTGTTGATAATATTAAGAAGATCACCAAAGACCATCTGCTCGACTATATTCAGACACACTACACTGCTCCTCGAATG GTCATTGCTGCATCTGGAGCTGTTAAGCATGAAGAAATTGTTGACCAAGCAAAGAAGTTGTTTACCAAATTATCATCAGATTCAACCACTGCTACTCAGCTAGTTGCGAAAGAACCGGCCAGTTTTACTGGTTCAGAT GTTAGAATTGTTAACGACTATGTTCCTCTAGCGCAATTCGCGGTTGCTTTTGAGGCAACAGCATGGACAGATCCGGATTCCATTGCGCTAATGGTAATGCAGGTGATGCTGGGGTCATGGAGCAAATTTGCTGGGGGTGGAAAGCACATGGG CTCCGAGCTGGCACAAAAAGTTAGCATTAATGAAATTGCAGAAAGCATGATGGCTTTCAACACCAACTATAAAGATACTGGTCTTTTTGGTGTATACGCTGTTGCCAAG CCCGATTGTTTGGGGGATTTAGCTTATGCTATTATGTCTGCAATAACCAAGTTAGTTTATCGAGTTTCAGAAGCTGATGTGATTCGTGCTCGTAATCAG TTAAAGTCATCCTTGATGCTTCATACAGATGGAACTAGTCCCGTAGCCGAAGATATCGGATGCCAG CTACTTACATACGGCCGGAGAATCCCGTATGCTGAATTATTTGCTAGGATCGATGCTGTTGATCCAGCCGCCATTAAACGAGTTGCAAACCGATTTTTCTATGATAGG GATATGGTGATTGCTGCGATTGGCCCAGTCCAAGATTTGCCAGACTACAACTGGTTCAGACGCCGCACCTACTGGAACCGATATTAG
- the LOC108459995 gene encoding microtubule-destabilizing protein 60-like isoform X2 has translation MEVAKHSKQGTPVKDSGGNSGSKTRKFSKLSENSNPNISATKSSKSQKYSSKDPVVYSPRNKLRERKFVVAKKKLKKERSDDSNPNVGIDCKCKEKSSGNSKKCLCVAYENLRASQEDFFKNKAETEVEVEVEEEAMDSVPEAGKVMNLVKAFERLLTTPNSKESEDRSDEKEPKEENDNNKKKKALKWPSEFVLTAENLGLDRRFSASSSSSDSSSQGRASNGGRRSQRNSSESLGTTGGRRGKKQDKPTSQKPFKLRTEQRGKMKEGEFMKKIQEMMVEEEKQRIPIAQGLPWTTDEPEVLIKPHVKENTRSVDPRLHSEIRASERSEFDLQVAEKMILIKHYKMERERRDKMAEEEEIKKLRKELVPKAQPMPVFDRPFLPTRSSKNPTMAREPKFHMPQHKKTKFCI, from the exons atGGAGGTTGCTAAGCATTCAAAACAGGGTACTCCCGTGAAAGATTCAGGAGGGAATTCTGGATCAAAAACTCGAAAGTTTTCGAAACTTTCCGAGAATTCAAATCCAAACATCTCTGCTACAAAATCTTCAAAATCCCAGAAATATTCTTCCAAGGATCCGGTAGTTTACTCACCAAGAAACAAACTTAGGGAAAGAAAGTTTGTGGTGGCTAAGAAGAAGTTAAAGAAAGAAAGGTCTGATGATTCAAATCCAAATGTTGGGATTGACTGCAAATGTAAAGAGAAGTCTAGTGGGAATTCAAAGAAATGCCTGTGTGTCGCTTACGAGAATCTGAGAGCATCTCAAGAGGATTTTTTCAAGAACAAAGCTGAAACTGAAGTTGAAGTTGAAGTTGAAGAAGAAGCAATGGACAGTGTGCCTGAAGCTGGGAAAGTTATGAATTTGGTTAAGGCCTTTGAGAGGCTTCTTACGACACCAAATTCGAAGGAATCAGAGGATAGGAGTGATGAAAAGGAACCAAAAGAAGAGAATGATAATAACAAGAAGAAGAAGGCATTGAAATGGCCATCAGAATTTGTTTTGACCGCCGAGAACCTTGGTCTGGATCGGCGTTTCTCAGcgtcttcttcttcttcggaTAGCAGCAGCCAAGGAAG GGCTTCTAATGGAGGTCGAAGAAGCCAAAGAAAT AGCTCTGAGTCTCTCGGGACAACTGGTGGGAGGAGAGGGAAAAAGCAGGACAAGCCAACTTCCCAGAAACCATTCAAGCTAAGAACTGAG CAAAGAGGGAAAATGAAGGAAGGCGAATTCATGAAGAAGATCCAAGAAATGATGGTGGAAGAAGAGAAACAAAGGATCCCAATTGCTCAAGGCCTCCCATGGACAACAGATGAACCTGAG GTGTTGATAAAACCTCATGTCAAAGAGAATACAAGATCAGTAGACCCGAGACTCCACTCTGAAATTCGAGCGTCGGAGCGTTCAGAGTTCGATCTTCAAGTAGCTGAGAAGATGATTCTAATAAAACACTATAAAATGGAAAGGGAGAGGCGGGACAAG ATGGCAGAAGAAGAAGAGATAAAGAAGTTGAGAAAAGAGCTCGTTCCAAAAGCACAGCCTATGCCTGTCTTTGACAGACCTTTCCTTCCTACAAG GTCCTCAAAGAATCCAACAATGGCAAGAGAGCCAAAGTTCCATATGCCACAACATAAGAAGACAAAGTTCTGTATATAA
- the LOC108459995 gene encoding microtubule-destabilizing protein 60-like isoform X1, whose translation MEVAKHSKQGTPVKDSGGNSGSKTRKFSKLSENSNPNISATKSSKSQKYSSKDPVVYSPRNKLRERKFVVAKKKLKKERSDDSNPNVGIDCKCKEKSSGNSKKCLCVAYENLRASQEDFFKNKAETEVEVEVEEEAMDSVPEAGKVMNLVKAFERLLTTPNSKESEDRSDEKEPKEENDNNKKKKALKWPSEFVLTAENLGLDRRFSASSSSSDSSSQGSVSSRASNGGRRSQRNSSESLGTTGGRRGKKQDKPTSQKPFKLRTEQRGKMKEGEFMKKIQEMMVEEEKQRIPIAQGLPWTTDEPEVLIKPHVKENTRSVDPRLHSEIRASERSEFDLQVAEKMILIKHYKMERERRDKMAEEEEIKKLRKELVPKAQPMPVFDRPFLPTRSSKNPTMAREPKFHMPQHKKTKFCI comes from the exons atGGAGGTTGCTAAGCATTCAAAACAGGGTACTCCCGTGAAAGATTCAGGAGGGAATTCTGGATCAAAAACTCGAAAGTTTTCGAAACTTTCCGAGAATTCAAATCCAAACATCTCTGCTACAAAATCTTCAAAATCCCAGAAATATTCTTCCAAGGATCCGGTAGTTTACTCACCAAGAAACAAACTTAGGGAAAGAAAGTTTGTGGTGGCTAAGAAGAAGTTAAAGAAAGAAAGGTCTGATGATTCAAATCCAAATGTTGGGATTGACTGCAAATGTAAAGAGAAGTCTAGTGGGAATTCAAAGAAATGCCTGTGTGTCGCTTACGAGAATCTGAGAGCATCTCAAGAGGATTTTTTCAAGAACAAAGCTGAAACTGAAGTTGAAGTTGAAGTTGAAGAAGAAGCAATGGACAGTGTGCCTGAAGCTGGGAAAGTTATGAATTTGGTTAAGGCCTTTGAGAGGCTTCTTACGACACCAAATTCGAAGGAATCAGAGGATAGGAGTGATGAAAAGGAACCAAAAGAAGAGAATGATAATAACAAGAAGAAGAAGGCATTGAAATGGCCATCAGAATTTGTTTTGACCGCCGAGAACCTTGGTCTGGATCGGCGTTTCTCAGcgtcttcttcttcttcggaTAGCAGCAGCCAAGGAAG TGTTTCAAGCAGGGCTTCTAATGGAGGTCGAAGAAGCCAAAGAAAT AGCTCTGAGTCTCTCGGGACAACTGGTGGGAGGAGAGGGAAAAAGCAGGACAAGCCAACTTCCCAGAAACCATTCAAGCTAAGAACTGAG CAAAGAGGGAAAATGAAGGAAGGCGAATTCATGAAGAAGATCCAAGAAATGATGGTGGAAGAAGAGAAACAAAGGATCCCAATTGCTCAAGGCCTCCCATGGACAACAGATGAACCTGAG GTGTTGATAAAACCTCATGTCAAAGAGAATACAAGATCAGTAGACCCGAGACTCCACTCTGAAATTCGAGCGTCGGAGCGTTCAGAGTTCGATCTTCAAGTAGCTGAGAAGATGATTCTAATAAAACACTATAAAATGGAAAGGGAGAGGCGGGACAAG ATGGCAGAAGAAGAAGAGATAAAGAAGTTGAGAAAAGAGCTCGTTCCAAAAGCACAGCCTATGCCTGTCTTTGACAGACCTTTCCTTCCTACAAG GTCCTCAAAGAATCCAACAATGGCAAGAGAGCCAAAGTTCCATATGCCACAACATAAGAAGACAAAGTTCTGTATATAA